The Desulfobotulus pelophilus DNA segment GATACATGAGCTCTTATCAGGAAGCTTACAGCAAAAAAATGCGCCGCCCGGAAGAGGCTGTGCGACACATTCAGTCCGGAGACTGGGTTGATTACGGTAACTTTGCCTGTGCCCCCCTGACGCTGGATGCCGCTCTGGCCGAGCGTGTCGGTGAGCTGGAGAATGTCAAGGTAAGAGCCATGACATTCCCCGGTCTTGCCGCCGTTGCCAAAGCCGATCCCACGGCTACCCGATTCATTTACAACAACTGGCATTTTTCCGGTGGTGACCGTAAACTCCATGATGCCGGCAACTGCTTTTATGTCCCCTTCCTTTTTCATGAAGGTCCGGGCTACTATGACATCATTGATTCCGATGTTTTCTGCGTTGCCGTTGCTCCCATGGATTCCAGGGGATATTTCAATTTCGGCTCCTCCAACTCCATACAGATGGCCGTGGCGCGGAGAGCCAAAAAAGTTATTGTGGAAATCAACCGCAGCATCCCCCACTGTTACGGTGGATTCAACGAGGGTATCCATATTGATCAGGTAGACATGATAGTGGAATCCGATCACAGACCCCTTTTCCAGCTGCCCTCCACCAATCCGTCAGAGATTGACACCCGCATAGCAGGGCTGATCATGGAAGATATTCAGGATGGCTCCTGCATTCAGCTGGGTATTGGGGGTATGCCCAATGCCGTGGGCAAAATGATTGCGGAATCGGACCTGAAAGACCTTGGCGTACATACGGAAATGCTGGCCGACTCCTTTGTGGATATGTTTGAGGCGGGACGCATCACCTGCAAATATACCCGCTACTGTCCCGGTAAAATGGCCTACACCTTTGCACTGGGCTCCCAGAAGCTCTATGATTTTCTGGACCAGAACCCCTTCTGCGCCAGCTATTCCGTTGATTTTGTCAATAAGCCTTCCCATATCTCCATGAATGACAATATGGTTGCCATTAACAATGCGGTAGAAGTGGACCTTTTCGGTCAGGTGTCCAGCGAATCTTCAGGGTATCGCCACATTTCCGGAACAGGCGGTCAGTTTGACTACACCTTTGGTGCTTACCATGCCCCCGGCGGAAAGAGCTTCATCTGCCTTTCCTCCACAACCAAAGACAAAAACGGCCATCTCATTTCCCGTATTCGCCCCACAATGGCACCGGGATCCATCATCACCGTTCCGAGAACTGTGGTGCACTGGGTGGTTACGGAACATGGCAAGGTAAACCTCAAAGGAAAATCCACATGGGAAAGGGCCGAAGCCCTCATTTCCATCGCCCATCCGGACTTTCGTGACGAACTCATTCAGGAAGCCCAAAACATGGGAATCTGGCGTGCCGGTGACAGGAAAAACAGAATCCAGGTTCCGGGGAGCACATTAAAAAGCGCATGAAATTCAATAAGATCTGGACCAAAGATTCCCGTAGTGTCAGACTGAACAGATCAAGGGCATTGCAAAAAACCATAAAACATGGTTTTAGGGTTGAGTCATTGTTTTATTCCACTGTCCGGGCTCCAGCTCCGTGCCACGGCGAAAGCCTGAGCCCTTTGCATGGAATACCGGGAATCACCCGTCCCTTTCTGACTCCGGAAGTTTGCGCATATGCGGTGCCTGCCATCTGGATGACACCGCCTCCAAGTACCATAGATTCATTTACCAAAATCCCCAAAAGGAGATTCCAATGGCCCAATTGATTGCTGACCGTCGCGATGTGGATTTTGTCCTTCATGAACAGTTTGAAGTGGCAGAGCTTGCCAAAAACGATGCCTTCGCCGAGTTCAACCGCAAAACCATCGACCTCATCGTTACAGAGGCCCGGAACCTGGCCATCAAGGAAGTTCTTCCCCTGCAGAAAATCAGTGATGCGGGATGTGAATTTGACGCAGGCATTGTACGAGTGCCGGAGGCCTACCACAAAGTATACAAGACCTATTGTGAAGGTGAGTGGCTGGCCATGAGCGATTCTCCGGAATGGGGCGGACAGGGCATGCCTAAAGCCGTGGGACTGGCAGCCAATGAATATTTTTATGGCGCCTGCAACTCGTTCATGCTCTTCAACATGCTGACCCATGGTGCGGCACGGCTGGTGGAAAGTTTTGGAACGGATGAGCAGAAAAAAGTCTACTTAAAAAATATGTATTCCGGTAAATGGTCCGGGACCATGCTTCTCACAGAACCCGATGCCGGATCTGACGTGGGTGCCCTCACCACCGTTGCAAAGCGCAACCCCGATGGCACCTATTCCATCAGCGGATCTAAAATTTTCATCTCCGGCGGCGAACAGGATATGGTGGAAAACATCATCCACCCCACCCTGGCCCGCATTGAAGGCGCACCTGCCGGAACCCGGGGCATATCCCTCTTCCTTGTTCCCAAATACCGTGTCAATCCGGATGGAACTCCCGGTGAATTCAACGATGTCGTCTGTACCGGCATTGAGCACAAAATGGGCCTGCACGGTAACAGCACCTGCTCCCTCACCCTGGGCGGCAAGGGCCAGTGCATCGGCACCCTCATCGGAGAAGAGAACAAGGGCATGGCGGCCATGTTCCAGATGATGAATGAAGCCCGCCAGATGGTAGGGCTTCAGGGCTTTGCCAATGCCACCGCTTCCTTCACCTATGCGCTGGATTATGCCCGCCAGCGCATACAGACCAAGCACATGACCGATCCTCCCGAAGCAGGACCTGCTGCCATTATCCGCCATCCGGATGTACGCAG contains these protein-coding regions:
- a CDS encoding acyl-CoA dehydrogenase, yielding MAQLIADRRDVDFVLHEQFEVAELAKNDAFAEFNRKTIDLIVTEARNLAIKEVLPLQKISDAGCEFDAGIVRVPEAYHKVYKTYCEGEWLAMSDSPEWGGQGMPKAVGLAANEYFYGACNSFMLFNMLTHGAARLVESFGTDEQKKVYLKNMYSGKWSGTMLLTEPDAGSDVGALTTVAKRNPDGTYSISGSKIFISGGEQDMVENIIHPTLARIEGAPAGTRGISLFLVPKYRVNPDGTPGEFNDVVCTGIEHKMGLHGNSTCSLTLGGKGQCIGTLIGEENKGMAAMFQMMNEARQMVGLQGFANATASFTYALDYARQRIQTKHMTDPPEAGPAAIIRHPDVRRQLMLMKSYVEGMRSLIYFNGMVQDQHHLADSAEEKERLRNLEEVLTPIIKGYITDKAFEVCSHGVQVYGGYGYIEEYPVAQLLRDTRIFQLYEGTNGIQSIDLVGRKMGMKKGTAFMAFLEEIRKTIEMGKAVPSVKPLADNVEKLFTTYTETAAILGKAAGSEKVLDAFAFTHPFLEATGDLTMAWMLLWRAAVAAPKIGQKKKDDLFYNGQVTTARFFINTQLPITAGRLAAIQVMDGAAIAMEDASFGG
- a CDS encoding acetyl-CoA hydrolase/transferase family protein, encoding MSSYQEAYSKKMRRPEEAVRHIQSGDWVDYGNFACAPLTLDAALAERVGELENVKVRAMTFPGLAAVAKADPTATRFIYNNWHFSGGDRKLHDAGNCFYVPFLFHEGPGYYDIIDSDVFCVAVAPMDSRGYFNFGSSNSIQMAVARRAKKVIVEINRSIPHCYGGFNEGIHIDQVDMIVESDHRPLFQLPSTNPSEIDTRIAGLIMEDIQDGSCIQLGIGGMPNAVGKMIAESDLKDLGVHTEMLADSFVDMFEAGRITCKYTRYCPGKMAYTFALGSQKLYDFLDQNPFCASYSVDFVNKPSHISMNDNMVAINNAVEVDLFGQVSSESSGYRHISGTGGQFDYTFGAYHAPGGKSFICLSSTTKDKNGHLISRIRPTMAPGSIITVPRTVVHWVVTEHGKVNLKGKSTWERAEALISIAHPDFRDELIQEAQNMGIWRAGDRKNRIQVPGSTLKSA